From Solanum lycopersicum chromosome 8, SLM_r2.1, the proteins below share one genomic window:
- the LOC101257095 gene encoding benzaldehyde dehydrogenase, mitochondrial-like gives MAFRLITSRLSHSSSSSLASLFQGRNSRVAATAALRYTTAAQDPIKPSVNVEYTKLFINGQFVDSASGKTFPTLDPRTGEVIAHVAEGDVEDINRAVVAARNAFDEGPWPKMSAYERSKILFRIADLIEKHNDEIATLETWDSGKLYQQVATIEIPMIVRLLRYYAGWADKIHGMTVPADGPYHVQTLHEPIGVVGQIIPWNFPLLMFAWKIGPALACGNTVVLKTAEQTPLSALYVSKLLQEAGLPEGVLNVISGFGPTAGAALSSHMDVDKLAFTGSTDTGKTIMSLAANSNLKPVTLELGGKSPFIVCEDADVDQAVEFAHFALFFNQGQCCCAGSRTYVHESIYDEFVEKAKARALKRTVGDPFDSSNEQGPQISSEQFEKVLKYIRSGIESGATLETGGDRLGTQGYYIKPTVFSNVKDDMLIATDEIFGPVQSILKFKDHDEVIRRANATKYGLAAGVFTKNIDTANTFMRALRVGTIWINCFDIFDAAIPFGGYKMSGQGREKGEYSLKQYLQVKAVVTSLKNPAWL, from the exons CAAG GAAGAAACTCTCGTGTGGCCGCAACAGCAGCTCTTCGATACACCACAGCAGCTCAGGACCCCATCAAACCTAGTGTCAATGTAGAATATACTAAGCTTTTTATCAATGGACAATTTGTTGATTCTGCATCAG GTAAAACATTTCCAACACTTGACCCTAGAACAGGGGAGGTGATTGCACATGTTGCTGAGGGTGATGTAGAAGATATTAACCGAGCAGTAGTTGCTGCTCGTAATGCTTTTGATGAAGGACCCTGGCCTAAAATGAGtgcttat GAGAGATCAAAGATATTGTTCCGCATTGCTGATTTGATTGAAAAACATAATGATGAAATCGCAACACTTGAGACTTGGGACAGTGGGAAGTTATATCAACAAGTTGCTACTATTGAAATACCAATGATTGTACGTCTACTGCGTTATTATGCTG GTTGGGCAGATAAAATTCATGGTATGACTGTTCCTGCTGATGGACCATATCATGTTCAGACTTTACATGAGCCAATTGGGGTTGTTGGTCAGATTATCCCATGGAACTTTCCCCTTCTCATGTTTGCTTGGAAGATTGGACCTGCTTTAGCTTGTGGCAATACTGTTGTGCTAAAAACAGCAGAGCAGACACCCTTATCTGCTCTATATGTATCGAAGCTATTGCAAGAG GCTGGCCTACCTGAAGGTGTTTTGAATGTCATTTCTGGTTTTGGTCCTACAGCTGGTGCTGCTCTTTCTAGTCATATGGACGTGGACAAG CTTGCTTTTACTGGATCAACAGATACAGGGAAAACTATAATGTCATTGGCTGCTAACAGCAATCTTAAACCTGTCACTTTGGAACTTGGAGGAAAATCCCCTTTCATTGTTTGTGAGGATGCTGATGTTGATCAAGCTGTTGAGTTCGCTCACTTTGCTTTGTTCTTCAATCAG GGACAATGTTGTTGTGCTGGATCTCGTACATATGTTCATGAGAGTATTTACGATGAATTTGTTGAAAAAGCCAAGGCACGTGCATTGAAACGTACAGTTGGTGATCCATTTGATTCAAGCAATGAACAAGGTCCTCAG ATTAGTTCAGAACAGTTTGAAAAGGTGTTGAAGTATATTAGATCTGGTATTGAAAGTGGAGCTACACTTGAAACTGGAGGTGACAGGCTCGGTACACAGGGCTACTATATTAAACCCACAGTTTTCTCCAACGTTAAG GACGATATGCTGATTGCAACAGATGAGATCTTTGGTCCAGTGCAGTCAATCTTGAAATTTAA GGATCATGATGAGGTGATTCGAAGAGCTAATGCTACGAAATATGGTCTAGCTGCTGGAGTGTTTACGAAGAACATAGACACAGCAAACACATTCATGCGAGCATTGAGAGTTGGAACCATATGGATCAACTGTTTTGACATCTTTGATGCTGCAATTCCTTTTGGTGGATATAAGATGAGTGGACAGGGAAGAGAAAAGGGAGAATACAGTCTGAAGCAATACTTACAAGTGAAGGCTGTTGTCACCTCATTGAAGAATCCAGCTTGGCTTTAA
- the LOC101257393 gene encoding P-loop containing nucleoside triphosphate hydrolases superfamily protein, with protein sequence MFITHLPKLHSHFFIFYSTPRIIITSALLSKSKTTPVSHFSSATAAANTLLQTPELLQAKNLEIEDVLEKPHVEISVEKLFFPPDTDVSSGSRPLSSRILKGSNIVLSKYAGNSQVEQAEFVKSSVDTEACPSDGLPEFALVGRSNVGKSSLLNSLVRRKKLALTSKKPGKTQCINHFRINDSWHLVDLPGYGYAAAPHEVRTDWAKFTKDYFINRPTLVSVFLLIDASIPAKKIDLDYASWLAENKIPMTIVFTKCDKRKKKKTGGKKPEENLQDFLELIQKFFQTAPPWIMTSSVTNQGRDEILLHMSQLRNYWLKH encoded by the exons ATGTTTATCACTCATCTTCCAAAGCTCCATTcccatttcttcattttctactCGACACCCAGGATTATCATCACCTCAGCACTTCTATCCAAATCCAAAACAACCCCAGTTTCCCATTTTTCATCTGCCACAGCAGCCGCCAACACACTTCTTCAAACACCAGAGTTGTTGCAAGCCAAGAATTTGGAAATTGAAGATGTTTTAGAGAAACCCCATGTAGAAATTTCAGTTGAAAAGCTGTTTTTTCCACCTGATACTGATGTTTCTTCTGGTTCAAGGCCTTTGAGTAGTAGGATCTTGAAAGGGTCAAATATTGTGCTTAGTAAGTATGCTGGGAATTCTCAAGTGGAGCAAGCTGAGTTTGTGAAGAGTAGTGTGGATACTGAGGCCTGTCCTTCTGATGGATTGCCTGAGTTTGCTCTTGTTGGGAGGTCTAATGTGGGCAAGTCTTCTTTGCTCAACTCGCTTGTGAGGCGTAAAAAGCTTGCTCTTACTTCCAAGAAACCAG GAAAGACACAATGCATCAACCATTTCCGGATAAACGATAGCTGGCATCTTGTGGATTTACCAGGTTACGG GTATGCAGCTGCACCACATGAAGTACGAACAGATTGGGCTAAGTTCACCAAAGATTATTTCATAAACCGGCCAACCCTCGTCTCAGTCTTCCTCCTCATAGATGCTAGCATTCCTGCAAAAAAGATTGATCTTGATTATGCAAGTTGGTTAGCAGAGAATAAG ATCCCAATGACAATAGTTTTCACCAAGTGTGATAAgcggaaaaagaaaaagactggAGGTAAAAAGCCCGAAGAGAACTTGCAGGATTTTCTGGAGTTGATACAGAAGTTCTTCCAAACTGCACCACCTTGGATTATGACCAGTAGTGTCACCAACCAAGGCCGAGATGAGATACTGTTGCACATGTCCCAGCTGCGAAATTATTGGCTTAAGCATTGA
- the LOC101055510 gene encoding Hop-interacting protein THI006, protein MAPPAQTHRSPSPSQPSGKGEVSDLKMQLRQLAGSRAPGTDDAKRELFKKVISCMTIGIDVSSVFSEMVMCSATSDIVLKKMCYLYVGNYAKHNPDLALLTINFLQRDCKDEDPMIRGLALRSLCSLRVTNLVEYLVDPLGAGLKDSNSYVRTVAAMGVLKLYHISESTCMDADFPATLKHLMLNDREAQVVANCLCALQEIWGLEATKSEEASTERESLLSKPLIYYLLNRFKEFSEWAQCAILDLVSKYVPSDSNEIFDMMNLLEDRLQHANGAVVLATIKLFLQLTLSMADIHQQVYERIKAPLLTLVSSGGPEQSYAVLSHLHLLVMRAPYIFSADYKHFYCQYNEPFYVKKLKLEMLTAVANESNTYEIVTELCEYAANVDIPMARESIRAVGKIALQQYDVNAIVDRLLQFLEMEKDHVTAETLVLVKDLLRKYPQWSHDCIAVVGNISSKNVQEPKAKAALIWMLGEYAQDMQDAPYILESLIENWEEEHSAEVRLHLLTAVVKCFFRRPPETQKALGAALAAGVNDFHQDVHDRALLYYRLLQYNVSIAERVVNPPKQAVSVFADTQSNEIKDRIFDEFNSLSVVYQKPSYMFTDKEHRGPFAFSEEIGNLSLGEESTDNVAPAQRIEANDKDLLLSTSDKEESKGSIHNSSAYSAPGYDGSLAALSQTDLVSLDYKPTPNVPSATFAIDDLLGLGLPAAASPPAPPPVLKLNTKAALEPNAFQQKWRQLPISLSQETSISPEGVATLISPQTLIHHMQGHSIHCIASGGQAPNFKFFFYAQKAEEPSTYLVECVVNSSSCKVQLKVKADDQSTSQAFSELFQSALSKFGFS, encoded by the exons ATGGCTCCTCCAGCTCAAACTCATCGATCACCTTCACCTTCTCAACCTTCCGG AAAAGGGGAAGTTTCGGATTTGAAGATGCAGCTTAGGCAGTTGGCGGGTAGTCGAGCTCCGGGTACTGATGATGCAAAGAGGGAGTTGTTTAAGAAGGTGATCTCGTGTATGACAATTGGGATCGATGTTTCTTCAGTTTTCAGTGAAATGGTTATGTGTTCAGCAACCTCAGACATTGTGCTAAAGAAGATGTGCTACCTTTATGTTGGTAACTATGCTAAACACAACCCAGATCTCGCGCTTTTGACCATTAATTTTCTTCAGAGGGATTGCAAAGATGAAGATCCCATGATTCGTGGTTTGGCTCTACGGAGCTTGTGTTCTTTGCGGGTGACAAATTTGGTCGAGTACTTGGTTGACCCCTTGGGTGCAGGGTTGAAGGATTCAAATAGTTATGTTAGGACAGTTGCAGCCATGGGTGTTTTGAAGTTGTACCATATCTCAGAATCAACTTGCATGGATGCGGATTTTCCTGCTACGCTTAAGCACTTGATGCTGAATGATAGGGAAGCTCAG GTTGTAGCCAACTGTTTGTGCGCTCTACAGGAAATCTGGGGTTTGGAAGCAACCAAATCTGAGGAAGCATCAACAGAAAGAGAATCCCTGCTAAGCAAGCCACTTATTTATTACCTTTTGAATAG GTTCAAGGAATTCAGCGAATGGGCTCAATGCGCTATTCTTGATTTGGTTTCTAAGTATGTGCCTTCTGACAGTAATGAGATATTTGACATGATGAATCTTCTCGAAGATAGGCTTCAACATGCTAATGGTGCTGTTGTCTTGGCAACAATCAAGTTATTTCTGCAACTGACACTCTCCATGGCTGACATTCATCAACAG GTATATGAGCGTATAAAAGCACCTCTACTTACGCTAGTTAGCTCAGGAGGTCCAGAGCAATCCTATGCTGTGCTAAGCCATCTACATTTGCTGGTGATGCGCGCACCCTATATTTTTTCAGCTGACTACAAGCACTTCTACTGCCAATACAATGAACCATTTTATGTCAAAAAGCTTAAGCTTGAGATGCTGACTGCCGTGGCAAATGAGAGCAATACATATGAAATTG TGACGGAGCTATGTGAATATGCTGCAAATGTTGATATTCCCATGGCGAGAGAATCGATCAGGGCTGTCGGCAAAATAGCATTACAACAATATGATGTTAATGCAATTGTAGATAGGCTTCTCCAGTTTTTGGAAATGGAAAAGGACCATGTGACTGCGGAAACTCTG GTACTTGTGAAAGATCTCCTAAGGAAATATCCTCAATGGAGCCATGATTGTATAGCAGTTGTAGGGAATATTAGTAGCAAAAATGTCCAGGAACCCAAAGCCAAGGCAGCTCTTATCTGGATGTTGGGGGAATATGCTCAAGACATGCAAGATGCTCCGTACATATTGGAGAGTCTTATTGAGAATTGGGAAGAGGAGCACTCCGCAGAG GTTCGTTTACATCTTCTTACAGCAGTAGTTAAGTGCTTTTTTAGAAGACCACCGGAGACTCAGAAAGCCTTGGGAGCTGCGTTGGCTGCTGGTGTTAATGATTTTCATCAG GATGTCCATGACAGGGCATTATTATACTATAGACTTCTGCAGTACAATGTCTCCATAGCAGAGCGTGTGGTGAATCCTCCAAAGCAAGCTGTTTCTGTCTTTGCTGATACACAAAGTAATGAAATTAAAGATCGTATCTTCGATGAGTTTAACAGCCTCTCTGTAGTTTATCAAAAG CCTTCTTACATGTTCACTGACAAGGAACATAGAGGGCCATTTGCCTTCTCCGAGGAAATTGGAAATTTATCTCTTGGGGAAGAATCGACTGATAATGTAGCCCCAGCACAGAGAATCGAGGCAAATGATAAGGATTTACTTCTGAGTACTTCCGATAAAGAAGAAAGTAAAGGTTCTATCCACAATAGTTCTGCGTATAGTGCTCCTGGATATGATGGTTCTTTGGCTGCACTGTCTCAAACTGATCTTGTTTCCTTAGATTATAAACCTACTCCAAATGTGCCATCAGCTACTTTTGCAATTGATGATCTACTTGGTCTTGGTTTGCCTGCTGCAGCCAGTCCCCCTGCCCCACCTCCTGTTTTGAAGCTCAACACTAAAGCTGCTCTAGAGCCAAACGCATTCCAGCAAAAATGGCGTCAACTTCCAATATCATTATCACAG GAAACTTCCATCAGTCCAGAAGGAGTGGCTACTCTGATATCTCCTCAAACACTTATCCATCATATGCAAGGCCATTCAATCCATTGCATAGCTTCCGGTGGTCAAGCTCCGAATTTCAAGTTCTTCTTCTATGCACAAAAAGCAGAGGAGCCGTCTACCTATCTTGTAGAGTGTGTAGTCAATTCATCGTCATGTAAAGTACAGTTAAAGGTCAAAGCTGATGATCAGAGTACATCTCAGGCCTTCTCAGAGTTGTTCCAG